One Aegilops tauschii subsp. strangulata cultivar AL8/78 chromosome 7, Aet v6.0, whole genome shotgun sequence genomic window carries:
- the LOC109751836 gene encoding glutamate dehydrogenase 1, mitochondrial produces the protein MVFGNIGSWAAQLITEAGGKVVSIRDVTGAVKNSNGIDIAKLKKHSAENRGIKGFDGGDAVDPTSLLTEECDVLIPAALGGVINKDNADAIKAKYIIEAVNHPTDTEVDEILAKKGVLILPDIMANSGGVMVSCFEWVQNIQGFMWDEEKVNRELKTYMTHASNIVLNI, from the exons ATG GTATTTGGCAATATTGGCTCTTGGGCTGCCCAATTGATCACTGAAGCTGGTGGCAAGGTGGTCTCCATCAGAGATGTCACAGGGGCTGTCAAGAACTCCAATGGCATTGACATAGCCAAGCTGAAGAAGCACTCGGCAGAGAACCGCGGGATCAAGGGCTTTGACGGAGGCGACGCCGTCGACCCGACCTCGCTGCTCACGGAAGAGTGTGACGTGCTCATCCCGGCAGCTCTGGGAGGAGTCATAAACAA GGACAATGCTGATGCCATCAAAGCAAAGTACATCATCGAGGCTGTTAACCACCCAACAGACACCGAGGTCGACGAG ATTCTAGCAAAGAAGGGCGTGCTGATCCTACCGGACATCATGGCCAACTCCGGCGGAGTGATGGTGAGCTGCTTCGAGTGGGTGCAGAACATCCAGGGGTTCATGTGGGACGAGGAGAAGGTGAATCGGGAGCTCAAGACATACATGACCCACGCCTCAAACATAGTTCTGAATATTTag